The Pantoea phytobeneficialis genome has a segment encoding these proteins:
- the cydA gene encoding cytochrome ubiquinol oxidase subunit I yields MLDIVELSRLQFALTAMYHFLFVPLTLGMAFLLAIMETVYVLTGKQIYKDMTKFWGKLFGINFALGVATGLTMEFQFGTNWSYYSHYVGDIFGAPLAIEGLMAFFLESTFVGLFFFGWDRLGKVQHLTVTWLVALGSNMSALWILVANGWMQNPIASEFNFETMRMEMVSFSELVLNPVAQVKFVHTVAAGYTAGAMFILGISSWYLLKGRDIAFAKRSFAIAASFGMAAVLSVIVLGDESGYEMGDVQKTKLAAIEAEWETQPAPASFTLFGIPDQDAQQNRYAIQIPYLLGLIATRSVDTPVTGLKELLAQHEVRIRNGMKAYALLNELRAGSKDPAVRTAFEQSKQDLGYGLLLKRYTPDVANATEAQIQKATADSIPRVAPLYFAFRIMVLCGVLLLAIIALSFLSVIRNRIGKWPWLLKAALYGIPLPWIAIESGWFVAEYGRQPWAVGEVLPTAVANSSLTTGDVLFSMILICGLYTLFLVAEMYLMFKFARLGPSSLKTGRYHHEQIGSSTQPARG; encoded by the coding sequence ATGTTAGATATTGTCGAGCTGTCGCGTTTACAGTTTGCTCTGACGGCGATGTACCATTTCCTGTTCGTGCCATTAACGCTGGGTATGGCGTTTCTGTTGGCGATCATGGAAACCGTATACGTCCTGACGGGGAAACAAATTTATAAAGATATGACCAAATTCTGGGGCAAGTTGTTTGGTATCAACTTTGCCCTGGGTGTGGCGACCGGTCTGACCATGGAGTTTCAGTTCGGTACCAACTGGTCTTATTACTCACATTACGTCGGCGATATCTTTGGTGCGCCGCTGGCCATCGAAGGCCTGATGGCGTTCTTCCTTGAATCTACCTTTGTCGGCCTGTTCTTCTTCGGCTGGGATCGCCTCGGTAAGGTACAACACCTGACGGTGACCTGGCTGGTGGCGCTGGGTTCGAACATGTCAGCGCTGTGGATCCTCGTGGCGAACGGCTGGATGCAAAACCCGATTGCCTCTGAGTTCAACTTCGAAACCATGCGTATGGAGATGGTGAGCTTCTCCGAACTGGTGCTCAACCCGGTGGCGCAGGTGAAATTCGTGCACACGGTGGCAGCCGGTTACACCGCAGGGGCGATGTTTATCCTCGGTATCAGCTCATGGTATCTGTTGAAAGGGCGTGACATTGCTTTCGCTAAGCGCTCCTTCGCGATTGCCGCCAGCTTCGGTATGGCTGCGGTGCTCTCCGTTATCGTACTGGGTGATGAATCCGGCTATGAAATGGGTGATGTGCAGAAAACCAAACTGGCTGCCATCGAAGCGGAATGGGAAACGCAACCTGCGCCTGCCTCCTTTACCTTGTTCGGTATTCCAGATCAGGACGCGCAGCAAAACAGATACGCTATCCAGATTCCTTATCTGCTCGGTTTGATAGCCACTCGTTCGGTGGATACGCCGGTTACCGGCCTGAAAGAGTTGCTGGCGCAGCATGAAGTGCGTATCCGTAACGGTATGAAGGCCTATGCGTTACTCAACGAATTGCGTGCAGGTAGCAAGGATCCGGCAGTGCGTACCGCTTTTGAGCAAAGCAAACAGGATCTCGGTTATGGCTTGCTGCTGAAGCGTTATACCCCGGACGTGGCTAACGCTACCGAAGCGCAGATTCAGAAAGCGACGGCGGACTCGATCCCTCGCGTCGCACCGCTCTATTTTGCCTTCCGTATCATGGTGCTATGCGGCGTGCTGCTGCTGGCAATCATTGCGTTGTCGTTCCTGAGTGTGATCCGCAATCGCATCGGCAAGTGGCCGTGGCTGCTTAAAGCGGCACTGTATGGCATCCCACTGCCGTGGATCGCCATCGAATCAGGTTGGTTTGTCGCGGAATATGGTCGTCAACCTTGGGCGGTCGGTGAGGTGTTGCCGACGGCAGTGGCGAACTCTTCGCTGACTACTGGTGACGTGCTGTTCTCCATGATTCTGATATGCGGTCTGTACACCCTGTTCCTGGTGGCGGAGATGTATTTGATGTTCAAATTTGCCCGCCTTGGTCCAAGCAGCCTGAAAACGGGCCGCTACCACCATGAGCAGATTGGCTCATCGACTCAACCGGCGCGTGGATAA
- the cydB gene encoding cytochrome d ubiquinol oxidase subunit II, with amino-acid sequence MFDYEVLRFIWWLLIGILLVGFAVTEGFDMGVGMLVRIMGRTDTERRVMINTIAPHWDGNQVWLITAGGALFAAWPMVYAAAFSGFYVAMILVLSSLFFRPVGFDYRSKIEDVRWRGTWDWGIFIGSFVPPLVIGVAFGNLLQGVPFHADEYLRLFYTGNFFQLLNPFGLLAGVISVAMFLAQGATYLQMRTTGELHVRSRSVAQISALVMMVCFILAGVWVKYGIDGYVVKSVIDHHAASNPLGKDVVREAGAWLVNFEQTPILWIFPLLGVLMPLLTILCSRAEKGAWAFIFSSLTLAGVIMTVGIAMFPFIMPSSTVPGTSLTMWDATSSALTLKIMTFAAIVFVPIILLYTTWCYYKMYGRITKEHIESNTHSLY; translated from the coding sequence ATGTTTGATTATGAAGTGTTGCGATTTATCTGGTGGCTGCTGATCGGCATTCTGCTGGTTGGGTTTGCCGTCACTGAAGGTTTCGACATGGGGGTAGGGATGCTGGTCCGTATTATGGGCCGCACCGATACCGAACGTCGCGTAATGATCAACACCATTGCCCCGCACTGGGATGGGAACCAGGTGTGGCTGATCACCGCAGGTGGCGCGCTTTTCGCTGCCTGGCCGATGGTGTACGCCGCCGCATTTTCTGGCTTCTATGTCGCGATGATCCTGGTGCTGTCGTCACTGTTCTTCCGTCCGGTCGGTTTTGATTACCGCTCCAAGATTGAAGATGTGCGCTGGCGTGGCACCTGGGACTGGGGCATCTTTATCGGTAGCTTTGTACCGCCGTTGGTGATTGGCGTGGCATTCGGTAACCTGTTGCAGGGCGTACCCTTCCACGCTGACGAATACCTGCGTCTGTTCTATACCGGCAACTTCTTCCAGCTGTTAAATCCGTTTGGCCTGCTGGCTGGCGTGATCAGTGTGGCGATGTTCCTGGCACAGGGCGCAACTTATCTGCAAATGCGTACCACTGGCGAACTGCATGTCCGTTCACGTTCTGTTGCGCAGATCTCCGCCTTAGTGATGATGGTGTGCTTCATTCTCGCTGGTGTGTGGGTGAAATACGGTATTGATGGTTATGTGGTGAAAAGCGTTATCGATCACCATGCGGCGTCTAACCCACTGGGTAAAGATGTGGTACGTGAAGCCGGAGCCTGGCTGGTGAACTTTGAGCAGACGCCGATCCTGTGGATCTTCCCGTTACTGGGTGTGCTGATGCCGCTGCTGACCATCCTGTGTTCGCGTGCTGAGAAGGGTGCCTGGGCATTTATCTTCTCTTCACTGACTCTGGCGGGTGTGATCATGACGGTAGGCATTGCGATGTTCCCGTTCATCATGCCATCCAGCACCGTGCCGGGCACCAGCCTGACCATGTGGGATGCAACCTCCAGTGCGCTGACGCTGAAAATTATGACCTTTGCGGCCATCGTGTTTGTGCCGATCATTCTGCTGTACACCACCTGGTGTTACTACAAAATGTATGGTCGCATCACCAAAGAACACATTGAGAGCAATACGCACTCCCTGTACTGA
- the cydX gene encoding cytochrome bd-I oxidase subunit CydX: MWYFAWILGTLLACSFGVIAALALERAEEAAAKGDKA; encoded by the coding sequence ATGTGGTATTTTGCCTGGATACTTGGCACCCTGCTGGCTTGTTCGTTCGGTGTGATCGCGGCACTGGCGCTGGAGCGTGCGGAAGAAGCCGCAGCAAAGGGTGATAAAGCCTGA
- the ybgE gene encoding cyd operon protein YbgE, protein MRGLFQTLYRLMDKGPLRALSLLLALWLAGCVFWDPSRFAAKTSALSVWHGLVLIWAVCTGVIHGTGFRPQRLRWQALFTPLPAMVVLAAGIIWFYR, encoded by the coding sequence ATGCGCGGATTGTTTCAGACACTGTATCGTCTGATGGATAAGGGCCCGTTGCGGGCCCTTTCACTATTGCTGGCCCTATGGCTGGCGGGGTGTGTGTTCTGGGATCCGTCGCGCTTCGCGGCGAAGACCAGCGCTCTCTCTGTCTGGCATGGACTGGTGCTGATTTGGGCGGTATGTACTGGCGTGATTCATGGTACCGGGTTCCGTCCTCAGCGCTTGCGTTGGCAAGCGTTGTTCACACCGTTACCGGCAATGGTCGTGTTGGCGGCGGGAATCATCTGGTTTTACCGTTAA
- the ybgC gene encoding tol-pal system-associated acyl-CoA thioesterase, translating to MIPGCRVSTTLFRWPVRVYYEDTDAGGVVYHASYIAFYERARTEMLRQHHFNQQTLLEQQICFVVRRMTVDYLAAARLDDLLEIQSEVTSMTRATMTFSQRIVNNEGKVLNEAEVLIACINPHLMKPIALPKSIVAEFKQ from the coding sequence ATGATACCGGGATGTAGAGTGAGTACAACGCTGTTTCGCTGGCCGGTTCGGGTCTATTACGAAGACACCGACGCCGGTGGTGTGGTTTACCATGCCAGCTATATCGCTTTTTATGAACGAGCACGTACTGAGATGTTGCGCCAGCACCATTTCAATCAACAGACGTTGCTGGAACAGCAAATCTGTTTTGTGGTACGGCGTATGACGGTGGACTATCTTGCGGCAGCACGTCTTGACGATCTTCTGGAAATCCAGAGTGAAGTGACCTCAATGACGCGAGCCACCATGACGTTCTCGCAGCGTATCGTGAATAATGAAGGCAAAGTGCTCAATGAAGCAGAAGTCCTGATTGCCTGCATCAACCCACATCTAATGAAGCCGATTGCGCTTCCCAAGTCTATTGTCGCGGAGTTCAAGCAGTGA
- the tolQ gene encoding Tol-Pal system protein TolQ: MTDMNILDLFLKASLLVKLIMLILIGFSIASWAIIIQRTRILNAAGREAEAFEDKFWSGIELSRLYQESQGRRDELNGSEQIFYSGFKEFARLHRANSHAPEAVVEGASRAMRISMNRELEALENHIPFLGTVGSISPYIGLFGTVWGIMHAFIALGAVKQATLQMVAPGIAEALIATAIGLFAAIPAVMAYNRLNQRVNKLEQGYDNFMEEFTAILHRQAFSTDNTK; this comes from the coding sequence GTGACTGACATGAATATTCTTGATTTGTTCCTGAAGGCAAGCCTTCTGGTCAAACTTATCATGTTGATTTTGATCGGCTTTTCCATTGCCTCCTGGGCAATCATTATTCAGCGTACCCGCATTCTCAATGCTGCCGGGCGCGAAGCCGAAGCGTTTGAAGATAAATTCTGGTCAGGTATCGAGCTGTCTCGCCTGTATCAGGAGAGCCAGGGACGTCGTGACGAACTGAACGGCTCAGAGCAGATTTTCTATTCCGGTTTTAAAGAGTTCGCGCGCCTGCATCGCGCCAATAGCCACGCGCCAGAAGCGGTGGTGGAAGGTGCCAGCCGTGCCATGCGTATCTCGATGAACCGTGAACTGGAAGCGCTGGAAAACCACATTCCTTTCCTTGGCACCGTCGGTTCCATCAGTCCTTATATCGGTCTGTTTGGTACGGTGTGGGGGATTATGCACGCCTTTATCGCCCTCGGTGCGGTGAAGCAGGCTACCTTGCAAATGGTTGCGCCGGGTATCGCTGAAGCGCTGATCGCCACCGCAATCGGTCTGTTTGCCGCGATTCCGGCGGTCATGGCGTACAACCGTCTGAACCAGCGTGTGAATAAGCTGGAGCAGGGCTACGACAACTTTATGGAAGAGTTCACGGCTATCCTGCATCGTCAGGCTTTCTCCACCGACAATACGAAGTAA
- the tolR gene encoding colicin uptake protein TolR gives MARTRGRGRRDLKSEINIVPLLDVLLVLLLIFMATAPIITQSVEVDLPDATDSKTVSSDDNPPVIVEVSGVGQYSLVVDHDRMNQLPPEQVVSEAQRRLEANPKTVFLIGGAKDVPYDEIIKALNLLHQAGVKSVGLMTQPI, from the coding sequence ATGGCCAGAACCCGTGGTCGCGGACGCCGCGACCTTAAGTCGGAAATCAACATCGTTCCACTCCTGGACGTGCTGCTGGTGCTGCTGCTGATTTTTATGGCAACCGCGCCGATCATTACCCAAAGTGTGGAAGTGGATCTGCCGGATGCGACTGATTCAAAAACAGTTTCCAGCGATGATAATCCGCCGGTGATTGTCGAAGTTTCCGGGGTAGGGCAGTACAGCCTGGTGGTGGATCACGATCGTATGAACCAACTGCCTCCTGAGCAAGTGGTGAGCGAAGCGCAGCGCCGACTGGAAGCCAATCCGAAGACTGTTTTTCTGATCGGTGGTGCGAAAGATGTGCCTTACGACGAAATCATCAAGGCGCTTAACCTGCTGCATCAGGCTGGCGTGAAATCTGTCGGTTTGATGACGCAGCCGATTTAA
- the tolA gene encoding cell envelope integrity protein TolA — protein MSKATEQNEKLKRAIIISVILHIVLIALLIWSSFNEKIESSGGGGGSDIDAVMVDPGAVVDQYNRQQNQQSDSKRAEQQREKQAQQQAEELQQKQAAEQQRLKELEKERLQAQQEAKEQAKQQAEQQKAAEAAAKQAQEEQKAAEAAAAKAKADAKAQADAQAKAAAEAQAKAAAEAKQAAAEAKKQAEQEAKAAAAEAAKEKAAQEAKAAAQAKAKADAEAKAQAAADAKAKAAQEAKEKAAEDAKAKAAAEAKEKAEAAAKAKADAAAKAKAAADAKKKAAAEAAKNENAVDDLLGGLSSGKNAPKSGNASGGGAAAGQGNQKKAGASGAEINSYMGQVVAAIQSRFYDADSYKGKECNLRIKLAPDGLLIDVRAEGGDPALCQAAVSAAKQARIPKPPSQAVYEVFKNAPMDFKPQ, from the coding sequence GTGTCGAAGGCAACCGAGCAAAACGAGAAGTTAAAACGCGCGATAATCATTTCGGTGATTCTGCACATCGTGTTGATCGCCTTGCTGATTTGGAGCTCGTTTAACGAAAAAATCGAATCCAGCGGCGGTGGCGGCGGTAGCGATATCGACGCGGTAATGGTCGACCCGGGTGCCGTGGTCGATCAATACAATCGTCAGCAGAATCAACAAAGCGATAGCAAGCGTGCCGAGCAGCAGCGCGAGAAACAGGCGCAGCAGCAGGCTGAAGAGTTGCAACAGAAGCAGGCCGCCGAACAACAGCGTCTGAAAGAGCTGGAGAAAGAGCGTTTGCAGGCGCAACAGGAAGCCAAAGAGCAGGCGAAACAGCAGGCCGAGCAGCAGAAAGCGGCTGAAGCGGCGGCAAAACAGGCGCAGGAAGAACAGAAAGCGGCTGAAGCGGCAGCGGCGAAAGCCAAAGCCGACGCTAAAGCGCAGGCCGATGCACAGGCAAAAGCGGCGGCAGAAGCTCAGGCGAAAGCCGCTGCTGAAGCGAAGCAGGCAGCAGCTGAAGCGAAGAAACAGGCTGAGCAAGAGGCGAAGGCGGCAGCAGCCGAAGCGGCGAAAGAGAAAGCGGCGCAGGAAGCGAAAGCAGCGGCTCAGGCGAAAGCCAAAGCGGATGCCGAAGCGAAAGCGCAGGCCGCGGCCGATGCCAAGGCAAAAGCCGCGCAGGAAGCCAAAGAGAAAGCGGCTGAAGACGCGAAAGCTAAGGCTGCGGCTGAGGCGAAAGAAAAAGCCGAAGCAGCAGCGAAAGCGAAGGCGGATGCCGCGGCGAAAGCCAAAGCAGCAGCTGACGCGAAGAAGAAAGCAGCTGCCGAAGCGGCGAAGAATGAAAACGCTGTTGATGATCTGCTGGGTGGTCTTTCATCCGGTAAGAATGCACCGAAAAGTGGGAACGCTTCCGGTGGCGGGGCTGCGGCTGGACAAGGTAATCAGAAGAAAGCCGGTGCTTCAGGAGCCGAAATTAACTCCTATATGGGTCAGGTTGTGGCAGCAATTCAGAGCCGTTTCTATGATGCTGATTCCTACAAAGGTAAAGAGTGTAACCTGCGCATCAAGCTGGCTCCGGATGGCTTGCTGATTGATGTGAGGGCGGAGGGTGGCGATCCTGCGTTGTGTCAGGCGGCAGTCTCGGCGGCGAAACAAGCACGCATACCGAAGCCACCTTCACAGGCGGTGTATGAGGTGTTCAAAAACGCACCAATGGATTTCAAACCTCAGTAA
- the tolB gene encoding Tol-Pal system beta propeller repeat protein TolB, translating to MKQALRVTLGFFVLLWAAMLHAEVRIEITQGVNTARPIGVVPFQWAGPGAAPEDIGGIVAADLRNSGKFNPLDRSRLPQQPTSAQQVQPAAWSALGIDAVVVGQVTPNADGSYQIAYQLVDTGGAPGTVLAQNSYKVTKQWLRYAAHTASDEVFEKLTGIKGAFRTRIAYVVQTNGGQFPYELRVSDYDGYNQFVVHRSPEPLMSPAWSPDGSKLAYVTFESGKSALVVQTLANGAIRQVASFPRHNGAPAFSPDGSKLAFALSKTGSLNLYVMDLGSGQIRQITDGRYNSTEPTWFPDSQTLAYTSDQAGAPQIYKIGINGGAPQRITWEGSQNQDADVSADGKTMVMISSAGGAQHVAKQDLETGAVQTLTDTFLDETPSLAPNGTMVIYSSTQGMGSVLQLVSTDGRFKARLPATDGQVKSPAWSPYL from the coding sequence ATGAAGCAGGCACTTCGTGTAACCTTAGGTTTTTTTGTACTGCTGTGGGCGGCCATGCTGCACGCGGAAGTACGCATTGAAATTACGCAGGGCGTGAATACCGCACGTCCTATTGGTGTGGTTCCTTTCCAGTGGGCCGGTCCGGGCGCTGCACCAGAAGATATTGGTGGCATTGTCGCAGCAGACTTGCGTAACAGCGGTAAATTCAATCCGCTGGATCGCTCACGTCTGCCGCAGCAGCCGACCAGCGCACAGCAGGTTCAGCCTGCCGCCTGGAGCGCACTGGGTATCGACGCTGTCGTGGTAGGTCAGGTCACCCCGAATGCCGATGGCAGCTACCAGATCGCTTACCAACTGGTGGATACCGGTGGTGCACCGGGCACGGTACTGGCGCAGAACTCTTACAAAGTGACGAAGCAGTGGCTGCGTTATGCCGCACACACTGCCAGTGACGAAGTGTTTGAGAAGCTGACCGGTATCAAAGGTGCCTTCCGTACCCGTATCGCGTACGTGGTACAGACCAACGGTGGTCAGTTCCCGTATGAACTTCGCGTTTCTGATTACGATGGTTACAACCAGTTTGTGGTGCATCGTTCGCCGGAACCGTTGATGTCACCGGCCTGGTCGCCGGACGGCAGCAAATTGGCTTATGTGACCTTTGAAAGCGGTAAATCTGCGCTGGTAGTGCAGACGCTGGCAAATGGTGCGATTCGCCAGGTGGCTTCTTTCCCGCGCCACAACGGTGCGCCAGCCTTCTCGCCGGATGGTTCTAAACTGGCATTTGCCCTGTCTAAAACCGGTAGCTTGAATCTGTATGTGATGGACCTGGGTTCAGGTCAGATTCGTCAGATTACCGATGGGCGTTACAACAGCACCGAACCCACTTGGTTCCCGGATAGCCAGACCCTGGCTTACACCTCGGATCAGGCCGGTGCGCCACAGATTTACAAAATTGGCATTAACGGCGGTGCGCCACAACGTATTACCTGGGAAGGTTCACAGAACCAGGATGCGGATGTGTCTGCCGACGGTAAAACAATGGTGATGATCAGCAGCGCCGGTGGTGCTCAGCATGTCGCCAAACAGGATCTGGAAACGGGAGCCGTTCAAACGTTAACGGACACGTTCCTGGATGAGACGCCAAGTCTGGCTCCTAACGGCACGATGGTAATCTATAGCTCTACTCAGGGGATGGGTTCCGTGTTGCAGTTGGTTTCAACCGATGGGCGTTTCAAAGCGCGTCTTCCGGCAACTGATGGACAGGTAAAATCACCTGCCTGGTCGCCGTATCTGTGA
- the pal gene encoding peptidoglycan-associated lipoprotein Pal, which yields MQLNKVLKGLMLALPVIAVAACSSHKNNNNDQTGMGADGAYGSGQNGNMSSDEQARLQMQQLQQNNIVYFGLDKYDVQSEYAQMLDQHAAFLRSNPSYKVTIEGHADERGTPEYNIALGERRANAVKMYLQGKGVSADQMSIVSYGKEKPAVLGHDEAAYAKNRRAVLVY from the coding sequence ATGCAACTGAACAAAGTGCTGAAGGGTTTGATGCTGGCTCTGCCGGTTATCGCAGTGGCTGCATGTAGCTCTCACAAAAACAACAACAACGACCAGACTGGTATGGGTGCTGATGGCGCTTACGGTTCTGGCCAGAACGGTAACATGTCTTCTGACGAGCAGGCACGTCTGCAAATGCAGCAGCTGCAGCAGAACAACATCGTTTACTTCGGTCTGGACAAGTATGACGTGCAGTCTGAGTACGCTCAGATGCTGGATCAGCACGCTGCTTTCCTGCGTAGCAACCCGTCTTACAAAGTGACCATCGAAGGTCATGCGGATGAGCGCGGTACGCCGGAATACAACATCGCCTTGGGCGAGCGTCGTGCTAACGCAGTGAAAATGTACCTGCAGGGTAAAGGCGTGTCAGCTGATCAGATGTCTATCGTTTCTTACGGTAAAGAGAAGCCGGCAGTTCTGGGTCACGACGAAGCGGCTTACGCTAAAAACCGTCGTGCCGTTCTGGTTTACTAA